A region from the Nostoc sp. HK-01 genome encodes:
- a CDS encoding UDP-galactopyranose mutase produces the protein MAIPNIYPVIENMTQSKSNINANGFNQMKSPELGETKLSELFKRQASGVSSPDFTSGKKEYQKVQVFTDTPDIVCLSHLRWNFVYQRPQHLLSRFAQGRRVYFVEEPIFSQDALGRLDISQDESGVVVVVPHLPDNLSEAGINADLQVLIDGLFAEQNIKNYICWYYTPMAIAFTNHLQPQAIVYDCMDELSAFKGASPKLKNYEAELFRRANLVFTGGQSLYESKVNQHPNVYAFPSSVDITHFAQARNIDEPADQANIPHPRLGFYGVIDERMDIELLRGMAEARPDWHLVMIGPIVKIDPATLPQQENIHYLGSKNYQELPAYLAGWDLAMLPFARNESTRFISPTKTPEYLAAAKPVVSTSIRDVVRPYGELKLVRIADTVDEFVAAAEQAMQEDNAESGWLNRVDTFLEKISWDRTLASMVKLIDSAIATQSKDDKNNFHGTVAGKQAPNIITRDFVFDYLIVGAGFSGSVIAERLATQSGKKVLVVDKRNHIGGNAYDHYNEDGVLIHKYGPHIFHTNSREVFEYLSRFTQWRAYEHRVLASVDGQLVPIPINLDTINKLYGMKLNSFEAQEFFKSLAEPKEYIQTSEDVVVSQVGRVLYEKFFWGYTKKQWGLDPSELDKSVIARIPTRTNRDDRYFTDTYQAMPLHGFTRMFENMLNHPNIKVMLNTDYREIEKAIPCTEMVYTGPVDEYFDYRYGKLPYRSLDFKHETHNTQVFQSAPVINYPNEHLYTRVTEFKYLTGQEHSKTSIVYEFPKAEGDPYYPVPRPENQEIYKQYKALADAISGIYFVGRLATYKYYNMDQCVAQALSVYKQIGVKA, from the coding sequence ATGGCGATTCCAAACATATATCCAGTTATTGAAAATATGACACAAAGTAAATCCAACATCAATGCTAACGGATTCAACCAAATGAAATCACCAGAATTGGGTGAAACGAAGTTATCAGAATTATTTAAAAGACAGGCTTCTGGCGTATCATCGCCTGATTTTACTTCTGGCAAGAAAGAATATCAAAAAGTTCAAGTTTTCACTGATACACCTGATATTGTTTGCCTATCGCATTTGCGTTGGAATTTTGTTTATCAAAGACCCCAACACCTTTTGAGTCGGTTTGCTCAAGGTAGACGAGTATATTTTGTTGAAGAGCCGATTTTTAGTCAGGATGCTTTGGGGCGGCTGGATATTAGTCAAGATGAGAGTGGAGTAGTGGTTGTTGTACCACATCTACCAGACAATCTAAGTGAAGCAGGAATTAATGCAGATTTACAAGTGTTAATTGATGGATTGTTCGCTGAACAAAACATCAAAAATTATATTTGTTGGTATTACACACCAATGGCGATCGCTTTCACCAATCATTTGCAACCCCAAGCGATTGTTTATGATTGTATGGATGAATTATCTGCTTTTAAAGGCGCATCACCGAAATTAAAAAACTACGAAGCAGAATTATTCCGTCGGGCAAACTTAGTATTTACAGGTGGGCAAAGCCTTTACGAAAGTAAAGTTAACCAACACCCTAATGTTTATGCTTTTCCCAGTAGTGTAGACATAACGCACTTTGCCCAAGCCAGAAATATTGATGAACCCGCAGATCAAGCAAACATTCCTCATCCCCGGTTGGGTTTTTATGGCGTAATTGATGAACGGATGGACATTGAACTATTACGCGGAATGGCTGAGGCGCGTCCTGATTGGCATTTGGTAATGATTGGGCCAATTGTGAAAATTGATCCCGCAACTTTGCCGCAGCAGGAAAATATTCATTATCTCGGTAGTAAAAATTATCAAGAACTGCCTGCATACTTGGCAGGATGGGACTTGGCGATGTTGCCATTTGCGCGTAATGAATCAACACGCTTTATTAGTCCGACTAAAACCCCAGAGTATTTAGCCGCAGCTAAACCTGTGGTTTCTACTTCGATTCGAGATGTTGTGCGTCCTTATGGCGAATTGAAGTTGGTGCGAATTGCAGATACAGTTGATGAATTTGTCGCCGCCGCTGAACAAGCAATGCAAGAAGATAATGCAGAATCAGGGTGGTTGAATCGAGTTGATACGTTTTTGGAAAAAATATCTTGGGATCGGACTTTGGCTTCGATGGTGAAGTTGATAGATTCAGCGATCGCAACTCAAAGCAAAGATGATAAAAATAATTTTCATGGTACAGTTGCAGGTAAACAAGCACCGAATATTATCACCAGAGATTTTGTCTTTGATTATTTGATTGTTGGTGCAGGATTTTCTGGTAGCGTCATTGCAGAACGTTTAGCAACTCAGTCTGGTAAAAAGGTATTGGTTGTAGATAAACGCAACCATATCGGCGGTAATGCTTACGATCATTATAATGAAGATGGTGTTCTCATCCACAAATACGGGCCGCACATCTTTCACACCAACTCCCGCGAAGTTTTTGAATACCTTTCGCGCTTCACTCAATGGCGTGCTTACGAACACCGTGTGTTAGCTAGTGTAGATGGACAACTGGTTCCCATCCCCATTAATCTAGATACGATTAACAAACTCTACGGTATGAAACTCAATTCTTTTGAGGCGCAAGAGTTCTTTAAATCCCTTGCAGAACCGAAAGAATACATTCAAACTTCAGAGGATGTGGTAGTTAGCCAAGTTGGTCGAGTTTTGTATGAAAAATTTTTCTGGGGTTACACCAAGAAGCAATGGGGACTTGATCCTTCAGAACTTGATAAATCTGTGATTGCCAGAATTCCTACTCGTACCAATCGAGACGATCGCTATTTTACCGATACTTATCAAGCAATGCCACTCCACGGCTTTACCCGGATGTTTGAGAATATGTTAAACCACCCGAACATCAAGGTAATGCTGAATACTGATTATCGAGAAATTGAGAAGGCAATACCTTGCACAGAGATGGTTTACACCGGGCCAGTTGATGAGTATTTTGATTACCGCTATGGTAAATTACCTTATCGCTCACTTGATTTTAAACACGAGACACACAATACACAAGTATTTCAGTCTGCACCAGTAATTAACTACCCCAATGAACACCTTTATACTCGTGTGACTGAGTTTAAATACTTGACTGGGCAAGAACATTCTAAAACTAGCATTGTTTACGAATTTCCTAAAGCTGAGGGCGACCCATATTATCCTGTACCACGCCCGGAAAATCAGGAAATTTACAAGCAATATAAAGCATTAGCCGATGCTATATCTGGAATATATTTTGTTGGGCGTTTGGCAACTTATAAGTATTACAACATGGATCAATGTGTGGCGCAGGCTTTGTCTGTGTACAAACAAATCGGTGTTAAGGCTTAA
- a CDS encoding NADH-plastoquinone oxidoreductase subunit I, with protein MFNFLKQVGNYAKESVLAGIHIGQGLSVTFDHMRRRPITVQYPYQKLIPSERFRGRIHFEFDKCIACEVCVRVCPINLPVVDWEFNQEFKKKELKHYSIDFGVCIFCGNCVEFCPTNCLSFTEEYELSVYDRHQLNMDNVAMGRLPYKVTEDAMVTPLRELVYLPKGVLNPHGVPDDAHRAGLLPSEILEQAGENIHQP; from the coding sequence ATGTTTAATTTTCTTAAACAAGTTGGTAATTACGCCAAAGAAAGTGTTTTAGCCGGAATCCATATAGGACAAGGGCTTTCAGTTACTTTTGACCACATGCGCCGCCGTCCAATTACGGTACAATATCCTTATCAAAAGCTGATACCATCAGAAAGATTTCGCGGGCGAATTCACTTTGAATTTGATAAATGTATTGCTTGTGAAGTTTGCGTTCGCGTCTGCCCAATTAACCTTCCAGTAGTAGATTGGGAATTTAATCAAGAATTCAAGAAAAAAGAACTAAAACACTACAGTATTGACTTTGGAGTTTGTATTTTCTGCGGCAACTGTGTAGAATTTTGCCCAACAAACTGTCTATCATTTACTGAAGAATATGAACTTTCTGTTTATGACCGCCATCAGTTGAATATGGACAATGTGGCGATGGGCAGATTACCTTACAAAGTGACTGAGGACGCAATGGTAACACCTCTCAGGGAATTAGTATACTTACCAAAAGGAGTATTAAATCCTCACGGAGTGCCTGATGATGCTCATCGAGCAGGTCTATTACCATCTGAGATTTTAGAGCAAGCTGGAGAAAATATTCATCAACCGTAA
- a CDS encoding S-adenosylmethionine synthetase, producing MKKDFMFTSESVTEGHPDKLCDQISDAIVDRFLQQDPYARVITECAASTGILFIAARFEPNANVDFTNIARQVIEQIGYEQKEFNSKTCSILTSLRELPASQTHLFDEHNLSDEEIEKITVTNQVTVFGFACNQTYTLMPLPIWLAHKLARQLSEVRHKNILPYLTPDGKTQVGVEYRDRRPDRIHSITVIASQNKAGKPDYQQLQDDIKEIVINPVFENEEIRPDAKTRIFINPDGAFIKGGPAVHSGLTGRKNAIDTYGEYSKHSGSALSGKDPIRIDRIGAYIARYAAKNVVAAKLADECEVQLSYSIGLSRPVSVQVETFGTGKISDEEITNLLEKHFDFRLAGIIKQFNLRHLPTIHPGGFYRQLAVYGHVGRMDLDLPWEKTDKVGIL from the coding sequence ATGAAAAAAGACTTCATGTTCACATCAGAATCAGTCACCGAAGGACATCCTGATAAATTGTGTGATCAAATCAGTGATGCCATAGTAGACCGATTCTTACAACAAGACCCCTACGCCAGAGTCATTACCGAATGTGCTGCTTCCACAGGCATATTATTTATTGCTGCCCGATTTGAACCAAATGCCAATGTAGACTTTACCAATATTGCCAGACAAGTAATTGAACAAATTGGTTACGAACAAAAAGAATTTAATAGCAAAACTTGTAGTATTTTGACCAGCTTGCGAGAATTGCCAGCCAGCCAAACTCACTTATTTGATGAGCATAATTTATCTGATGAAGAGATAGAAAAAATTACCGTGACAAATCAAGTAACAGTCTTTGGTTTTGCTTGTAATCAAACTTATACCCTAATGCCTCTGCCAATTTGGTTAGCCCATAAATTAGCCAGACAATTAAGTGAAGTTAGACACAAAAATATCTTACCCTATCTAACACCTGATGGTAAAACTCAAGTCGGAGTAGAATATCGCGATCGCCGTCCTGATAGAATACATAGTATTACTGTAATTGCCAGTCAAAATAAAGCAGGTAAACCTGATTACCAACAATTACAAGATGATATTAAAGAAATAGTAATTAATCCTGTTTTTGAGAATGAAGAAATTCGACCCGATGCCAAAACTAGAATATTTATTAATCCCGATGGCGCATTTATTAAAGGCGGGCCAGCAGTCCATTCTGGCTTAACTGGCCGAAAAAATGCGATAGATACCTACGGCGAATATTCTAAACATAGTGGTTCAGCTTTGAGTGGCAAAGACCCAATTAGAATAGATAGGATAGGCGCTTATATTGCCCGTTATGCAGCTAAAAATGTCGTTGCTGCCAAACTAGCTGATGAATGTGAAGTGCAACTCAGTTATTCCATTGGTTTGTCTCGTCCTGTAAGTGTTCAAGTAGAAACTTTTGGCACAGGGAAAATCTCTGACGAAGAAATTACTAATTTATTAGAAAAGCATTTTGATTTTCGCTTGGCAGGAATTATTAAACAATTTAATTTAAGACATTTACCGACAATTCATCCAGGCGGTTTTTATCGCCAACTTGCAGTTTATGGCCATGTAGGAAGGATGGATCTAGATTTACCTTGGGAAAAAACAGATAAAGTTGGTATATTGTGA
- a CDS encoding ATPase, E1-E2 type, translated as MIQAIHTKVKGRARYKIEELHNSAELKNYLERSLENYPEIKLVNANPLTSKILVYFPQEKSYKDIGALIEKVLLTYKEKTKLIAANKSEKKSKVSKPTITNPQQQKGEDWYLLPVNKVVHQLHTSLTDGLSSASASANLQKYGSNVLSHTETRSDLSIIIEQFKSLPVALLGVAAGVSIFTGGVIDAAVILGVVILNAAIGYTTESQSEKIIHSLKNREPASTWVIRDSNLQEIPTENVVLGDILALKPGTYVSADSRLIAADNLSIDESALTGESLPVTKTDDLLIGEDIPLGDRVNMAYKGTFVTGGQGLAVVVATGQSTEMGNIQQLVGEATAMETPLAKQLDQVGSQLVLISMGICGLVFGLGVWRGYGLVQMLKSSISLAVAAVPEGLPTVATTTLALGIRDMRRNRVLVRSLSAVEALGSVQTICMDKTGTLTENKMSVVEIQSNTHNIKVADGKFITGEQKINPYHNDELLKLIHVSVLCNESQVSREGNGKYEVIGSATENALIYMAISSGVDIIDLKQKYPLVQTNLRSENRNLMSTIHQTHDEKKFVAVKGSPAEVVELCQTWVKHGEIVELTPADKRAIAIENDRMAGKALRVLGVAYNHINEFQSNNNHELDLIWLGLVGMADPIRKGAKQLISDFHQAGIATVMITGDQSPTAYAIAKELELSQEQQLEILDSSNLNNLTPAALTALSDKVDVFARISPSNKLQIVQALQAAGKVVAMTGDGINDAPALKAAQVGVAMGKGGTDVAREVADIVLEDDRLETMIVAVSRGRTIYNNIRKSVHFLLATNLSEIMVMTTATAAGIGEPLNAIQLLWLNLVTDIFPGLSLAMEAPEPEVLSQPPRNPDEPIIKKSDFGRIVFESAGLSVSTLLAYAYALRRYGFSPQASTIAFFTLTSSQLLHTISCRSEHHSLFSKEKLPRNSYLNAAIFGSFAIQILAIALPPLRNLLKITPINFVDTAVIIGSALWPLLLSESTKNIQPNINGVPPLLMPDNNL; from the coding sequence GTGATTCAAGCAATACATACTAAAGTTAAAGGCAGAGCTAGATATAAAATAGAAGAACTTCACAATTCAGCAGAACTCAAAAATTATCTGGAGCGATCGCTAGAAAATTATCCAGAAATAAAGTTGGTGAATGCTAATCCTTTAACCAGCAAAATTTTGGTTTATTTTCCCCAAGAAAAAAGCTATAAAGACATAGGCGCTCTTATTGAAAAAGTTTTATTAACATACAAAGAAAAAACCAAGTTAATTGCAGCAAATAAAAGCGAAAAAAAATCAAAAGTAAGTAAACCAACTATTACTAATCCCCAACAACAAAAGGGAGAAGATTGGTATTTACTGCCAGTTAATAAAGTGGTTCACCAATTACATACCTCGTTAACTGATGGATTATCCAGTGCATCAGCCAGCGCCAATCTGCAAAAATATGGTTCTAATGTCCTCTCGCATACAGAAACACGCTCCGATTTAAGCATTATTATTGAACAATTTAAATCTCTGCCAGTGGCATTACTCGGAGTTGCGGCGGGGGTGTCAATTTTCACGGGTGGAGTGATTGATGCGGCGGTAATTTTAGGCGTAGTAATTCTCAATGCGGCAATTGGTTATACCACAGAAAGCCAATCAGAAAAAATCATTCACTCTCTCAAAAATCGAGAACCTGCATCAACTTGGGTAATTAGAGACAGCAACCTGCAAGAAATCCCCACAGAAAATGTAGTTTTAGGCGATATTTTAGCCCTCAAACCAGGCACTTATGTCTCCGCAGATTCCCGTTTAATTGCAGCAGATAACCTGAGTATTGATGAATCTGCCTTAACTGGGGAGAGTCTGCCTGTAACTAAAACTGATGATTTGCTTATAGGTGAAGATATCCCATTAGGCGATCGCGTGAACATGGCCTATAAAGGCACTTTTGTCACAGGTGGTCAAGGACTGGCGGTAGTGGTCGCCACAGGTCAATCTACCGAAATGGGCAATATCCAGCAACTTGTGGGCGAAGCCACCGCAATGGAAACACCCCTCGCCAAACAACTAGACCAAGTAGGCAGCCAGTTGGTATTAATCAGTATGGGTATTTGTGGTTTAGTCTTCGGTTTGGGTGTGTGGCGAGGATACGGCTTAGTACAGATGTTGAAATCATCCATTTCCCTCGCCGTGGCTGCGGTTCCCGAAGGCTTACCCACCGTCGCTACTACCACCCTCGCCCTGGGTATCCGCGATATGCGCCGCAACCGCGTTCTAGTGCGGAGTTTGAGTGCAGTTGAAGCCTTGGGTTCAGTCCAGACAATTTGTATGGATAAAACCGGGACACTGACAGAAAATAAAATGTCAGTCGTGGAAATTCAAAGCAACACCCACAACATCAAAGTTGCAGACGGAAAATTTATCACAGGGGAACAAAAAATTAATCCCTATCACAACGATGAACTATTAAAACTAATTCATGTCTCAGTTCTCTGCAACGAAAGCCAAGTCAGCCGCGAGGGAAATGGTAAGTATGAAGTTATCGGTTCAGCCACCGAAAACGCCCTGATTTACATGGCCATTAGTTCTGGAGTAGATATCATCGACCTCAAACAAAAGTATCCTCTAGTGCAAACCAACCTGCGGTCAGAAAATCGTAACTTGATGAGTACAATTCATCAAACTCATGATGAGAAAAAGTTTGTCGCCGTTAAAGGTAGCCCCGCCGAAGTGGTGGAACTTTGCCAAACATGGGTAAAACATGGGGAAATAGTAGAATTAACCCCAGCAGATAAAAGAGCGATCGCTATAGAAAATGATCGCATGGCAGGGAAAGCATTACGAGTATTAGGTGTAGCCTACAACCACATTAACGAGTTTCAAAGCAATAATAATCATGAATTAGACTTGATTTGGTTGGGTTTAGTCGGTATGGCCGACCCCATCCGCAAAGGTGCAAAACAACTTATTAGCGACTTTCATCAAGCCGGTATCGCCACCGTGATGATTACCGGCGACCAAAGCCCCACAGCTTACGCGATCGCCAAAGAATTAGAATTAAGTCAAGAACAACAATTAGAAATTCTCGACTCCAGCAACCTCAATAATCTCACCCCCGCAGCCTTAACCGCCCTCAGCGACAAAGTAGATGTCTTCGCCCGCATCAGTCCCAGCAATAAACTGCAAATAGTCCAAGCCTTGCAAGCCGCCGGGAAAGTCGTCGCTATGACCGGAGATGGTATTAACGATGCACCCGCCTTAAAAGCCGCCCAAGTTGGTGTGGCTATGGGGAAAGGCGGTACAGATGTCGCCAGAGAAGTTGCAGATATCGTCCTGGAAGACGACCGACTCGAAACCATGATTGTCGCCGTTAGTCGCGGAAGGACAATATACAACAACATCCGCAAATCTGTACATTTCCTCCTCGCCACCAACCTCAGCGAAATCATGGTGATGACCACCGCCACCGCAGCAGGTATTGGCGAACCCTTAAATGCAATTCAACTCCTGTGGCTAAACTTAGTTACCGACATCTTCCCTGGTTTATCCTTAGCGATGGAAGCCCCAGAACCAGAAGTTTTGAGTCAACCACCACGCAACCCCGACGAACCAATCATTAAAAAATCCGACTTTGGTCGAATCGTCTTTGAGTCCGCCGGATTATCTGTTAGTACCTTACTCGCTTACGCCTACGCCCTCCGCAGATATGGTTTTAGCCCCCAAGCTAGTACAATTGCCTTTTTCACCCTGACCTCAAGCCAATTGCTGCATACAATTAGCTGTCGTTCCGAACATCACAGCCTATTTAGCAAAGAAAAACTCCCACGTAATAGCTATTTAAATGCTGCCATTTTTGGTTCCTTTGCTATTCAAATTTTAGCGATCGCCCTGCCACCTTTAAGAAATCTCTTAAAGATTACCCCAATTAACTTTGTGGATACTGCTGTCATTATTGGTAGTGCTTTGTGGCCTTTATTGTTAAGCGAATCAACAAAGAATATTCAGCCAAATATCAATGGTGTTCCACCATTACTTATGCCAGATAATAATCTGTAA
- a CDS encoding pyridoxamine 5'-phosphate oxidase-related FMN-binding protein encodes MAISTNSDRQIQELQTLIKGIDYGMLTTVNDDGSLHSCPMHSIDELDTDGTLWFFTSANSHRVSEIEHNQQVNVSFTSSQNQRYISISGTAQLLQDHQKMAELWKPELQTWFSQGLNEPDLALLKVSIKQADYWDSRSSYHPQHINLS; translated from the coding sequence ATGGCAATTTCCACAAACAGCGATCGCCAAATTCAAGAACTGCAAACCTTAATTAAAGGTATTGACTATGGGATGTTGACCACAGTCAATGATGATGGTAGTTTGCACAGTTGTCCAATGCACTCTATTGATGAACTAGATACAGATGGGACACTCTGGTTTTTTACTAGCGCTAATTCTCATAGAGTTAGTGAAATTGAACATAATCAGCAAGTGAATGTTAGCTTTACATCATCTCAAAATCAGCGTTATATTTCTATTTCTGGCACAGCACAACTACTACAAGACCACCAAAAAATGGCAGAGTTATGGAAACCAGAATTACAAACTTGGTTTTCTCAAGGATTAAATGAACCAGATTTAGCTTTACTCAAAGTGAGTATTAAACAAGCTGATTATTGGGATAGTCGTTCTAGCTATCATCCCCAACATATAAACTTGTCTTGA
- a CDS encoding ChaB family protein: MPYQQIDELPDAVKDHLPKHAQEIFRAAFNSAVREYDNEESAFRVAWSAVKRDYEKGEDGQWYKKSNN; the protein is encoded by the coding sequence ATGCCCTATCAACAAATTGATGAATTACCAGATGCAGTAAAAGACCACTTACCCAAACACGCCCAAGAAATCTTTCGGGCTGCATTTAACAGTGCAGTAAGAGAATATGATAACGAAGAAAGTGCTTTCCGGGTGGCGTGGAGTGCGGTAAAGCGTGATTACGAAAAAGGCGAAGATGGTCAGTGGTACAAAAAATCAAATAATTAA